A genomic segment from Lytechinus variegatus isolate NC3 chromosome 10, Lvar_3.0, whole genome shotgun sequence encodes:
- the LOC121423085 gene encoding uncharacterized protein LOC121423085 has product MVLSGLRDDEDGIARLIKSDKLICKLAEKLTNKLGHEKDEFNHIRGKLREVGRTVMAFKKVTGEENACLADKIDPSQFMKVAEATRLASGYSESTHLYETPSLALKIGHSLRKVAEILKSEALMNGDAALKQKSGDFISLYQMKWEELVSTHALRTLQEKRRNKPKYLPITADVSKLTKHLKEKVSGGKDKLTKEPDNQQAWRDLAEVTLASLIVFNRKRAGEVSKIKSADLQKLKKGSHGMNFGLSKLEQHLCKILWRIEIVGKRGRTVPVLTTDDMKDAVDLLNKTKENTGIWADNLYLFALANSEGHLRGVDVLRKHATLCGADNPEHLISTQLRKHIATVSQVMNLKENEMDILANFLGHDIRVHREYYRLPEETIQIAKVSKILLSIENGNLQNLTGRNLDDIELLDDEGNCSSKIVITVLTVLSWNYC; this is encoded by the coding sequence aTGGTTCTTTCAGGACTTagagatgatgaagatggtatAGCCAGATTAATTAAAAGTGATAAGTTGATATGTAAGCTGGCTGAGAAACTAACTAACAAGCTTGGgcatgaaaaagatgaattcAACCATATCAGAGGAAAGCTTAGGGAAGTTGGAAGAACAGTAATGGCATTTAAAAAGGTAACCGGAGAAGAAAATGCATGTTTAGCTGACAAGATCGATCCCAGTCAGTTTATGAAGGTTGCTGAAGCAACTCGCCTGGCATCTGGGTATAGTGAATCAACTCACCTGTATGAGACACCAAGCCTCGCTCTGAAAATAGGGCATAGTCTCAGAAAAGTAGCTGAGATACTTAAAAGTGAAGCATTGATGAATGGTGATGCAGCATTGAAACAGAAAAGTGGAGACTTCATTTCTTTGTACCAGATGAAGTGGGAAGAACTTGTATCTACGCATGCATTGCGGACACTccaagaaaagagaagaaacaaACCAAAGTATCTCCCCATAACTGCAGATGTAAGCAAACTTACAAAGCATTTGAAAGAAAAGGTTTCAGGTGGTAAAGACAAGCTGACGAAGGAGCCTGACAATCAGCAAGCGTGGAGAGATCTTGCTGAGGTGACACTAGCATCACTGATAGTCTTCAACAGAAAGAGAGCTGGTGAAGTTTCAAAGATAAAATCAGCTGATTTACAAAAGTTAAAGAAAGGCAGTCATGGGATGAACTTTGGATTATCAAAGTTAGAACAACACTTATGCAAGATCTTGTGGAGGATAGAAATAgtaggaaagagaggaaggacAGTACCGGTTTTGACGACCGATGACATGAAAGACGCAGTTGACCTTCTTAACAAAACCAAGGAAAACACTGGAATATGGGCAGACAATTTATATTTGTTTGCCCTGGCCAACAGTGAAGGTCACTTGAGAGGAGTCGATGTCTTGAGAAAACATGCCACTTTGTGTGGAGCTGATAACCCGGAGCATCTCATTTCAACCCAACTGAGAAAGCATATAGCTACCGTAAGCCAAGTAATGAACCTCAAAGAGAATGAAATGGATATCTTGGCCAACTTCCTTGGCCACGATATAAGAGTACACAGGGAGTATTACAGATTACCAGAAGAGACAATCCAAATTGCGAAAGTCTCAAAGATTCTGCTGAGCATTGAGAATGGCAACCTCCAGAACTTAACAGGGCGGAATCTAGATGACATTGAGCTGCTGGATGATGAAGGTAATTGTAGTTCAAAAATTGTTATTACTGTACTGACTGTACTGTCATGGAATTACTGTTAA
- the LOC121423086 gene encoding cell wall protein IFF6-like has protein sequence MKQMRFGEKSHLCLFALTDIPANREIRYDYGNNNLPWRKTTQQPGNLLNNPTSSSCTNGDGTSAPTQQVSNSLGNSSSTTREVASAATQQVSNSLGNSSSTTREVASAATQQPSKNSSTIRDGTSAPTQQLGKSLCNSTDTSTDTSTTGDHACAPTQNNLLDGNSSSITRDDTSAPTQQLGNPLGNAISISTTTRDSTSAPTQQVSNCLGNSSSTRREGASAVTQQLAQQSY, from the coding sequence ATGAAGCAAATGCGATTTGGGGAAAAGTCCCACTTGTGCTTGTTTGCTTTGACTGATATACCAGCAAATAGGGAAATACGATATGATTATGGTAATAATAACCTGCCATGGAGGAAGACCACACAGCAACCTGGTAACCTGCTGAACAATCCTACCAGTAGTTCTTGCACAAATGGAGATGGTACAAGTGCCCCAACACAGCAAGTCAGCAACTCTCTTGGCAATAGTTCCAGCACAACTAGAGAAGTTGCAAGTGCCGCGACACAGCAAGTCAGCAACTCTCTTGGCAATAGTTCCAGCACAACTAGAGAAGTTGCAAGTGCCGCGACACAGCAACCCAGCAAAAATTCCAGCACAATAAGAGATGGTACAAGTGCCCCAACACAACAACTTGGTAAATCACTCTGCAATTCTACTGATACTTCTACCGATACTAGCACAACTGGAGATCATGCATGTGCTCCAACACAGAACAACCTGCTTGATGGCAATAGTTCCAGCATAACCAGAGATGATACAAGTGCCCCAACACAGCAACTTGGCAACCCACTCGGCAATGCTATTAGTATTTCTACCACAACCAGAGACAGTACAAGTGCCCCAACACAGCAAGTCAGCAACTGTCTTGGCAATAGTTCCAGCACAAGAAGGGAAGGAGCAAGTGCAGTAACGCAGCAACTCGCTCAGCAATCCTACTAG